One Gemmatimonadota bacterium genomic window, CGGCATCGCCGTTGAAGGCGTCGCCCACCTCGCAATCCGCGCCCGAGGATGCCGTGCAGACGCCCAGCAGGTTGTCGTAGTCGCTCCAGAATCCCGTCAGTTCGCCCCGCCAGGCTTCGCCGTTCGCGCGCAGTCCCAGTTCGTAGTTGACCGCCCGCTCCTCCTTGACGTCCGGCGCGTTGGTCGGTGCGGTGAATCCCTTGTGAACGCCGCCGTACAGCCTGAGCATCTCGTTCGGGTCGAAACTCACGCCCATCCCCGGCAGCCAGACCCGGGTCCGGTTCTCCCGGGTGTCACGCAAGTTCGACGCGGCGCGGGAAGCAGGATCCGGGGTCCGGCCATGCCGCGTTTCGAAGCGCCTGCGTTCCTGGTCGATGGATTCATACCGCAGCCCGGGAGAAACCACCCATCGACCGAAAGCAATCCTGTCCTGGATGTACAGGGCCAACGCCTCCGCCCGCTGGATGCGATTGCCCGCATTGCCCGGCAATCCCGGGTCGTCCAGCACCAGCCTGCTGTCCTGTTGACGATAGCTGCTGTTGCGTTGCAGCCGGTCTTCCTCGTCCTCATGCAGGCGCACGCCGGCTTCGACAGCATGGCTCGTTCCGGCCAGCGTCAGCGTCCAGTCGGCATTGACCTGGATGCCCCGCGAATAGTATTCGCGGGCGTTGGAACGGAGCTGGATGCTCCCGGAAGGCGTGTCCAGGGCGCCGTGGAGAATAGCCTCCAGGTCGCTCGCGGAGCGCTCGCCCAGCCCCTCGCCGCGGTTGACCGCCCGCACCACCCTCGACCAGCTCGTTCGCGTGAACGACCCGGCGTGCTCGCTGCCGTCGAAGTCGATTCCCTCGGTCTTGAACCAGTCCCGCTCGTGTTCGTTGTTGTAGACCGTCGCCGACAGGCGCGCCTGACCGTTGAGGGAGAACTCGTAGCGGAATATCACCTGCTCGTGTTCCGTGTCGATGGTGTCCAGTGCGGACAGCCCGTAGCGCCGCCAGGGCCGGTCATCGAAATCGGTGTCGGTGAGCCCCAGGTAACTCTGGTTCGATGACTGCCTGGCGTACTGCAGCTTGAGATCGAATCGGTGACGTGAATCCGGAGGGGCGAAACGGGCCTTGAG contains:
- a CDS encoding TonB-dependent receptor: MAPKEFALCALLLASAGQSAIVGDKGESSFHEELTIVGTREDARDVNGAAHVIGAQDLREFAYSDIQRIARRVPGVSVQVEDGYGLRPNISIRGVASERSGRITLLEDNVLIAPAPYSAPSAYYFPTAGRMAAFEVLKGPSAITQGPYTIGGALNMVSTPVPSERRGMLVAEAGEDGTGRIHAFYGGSNRAGLGFLVETHQWFSDGYQHIDRDGGDTGLELEDYTLKARFAPPDSRHRFDLKLQYARQSSNQSYLGLTDTDFDDRPWRRYGLSALDTIDTEHEQVIFRYEFSLNGQARLSATVYNNEHERDWFKTEGIDFDGSEHAGSFTRTSWSRVVRAVNRGEGLGERSASDLEAILHGALDTPSGSIQLRSNAREYYSRGIQVNADWTLTLAGTSHAVEAGVRLHEDEEDRLQRNSSYRQQDSRLVLDDPGLPGNAGNRIQRAEALALYIQDRIAFGRWVVSPGLRYESIDQERRRFETRHGRTPDPASRAASNLRDTRENRTRVWLPGMGVSFDPNEMLRLYGGVHKGFTAPTNAPDVKEERAVNYELGLRANGEAWRGELTGFWSDYDNLLGVCTASSGADCEVGDAFNGDA